In Caldicellulosiruptor morganii, the following proteins share a genomic window:
- a CDS encoding helix-turn-helix domain-containing protein: MNLFRFRLKELREEKNISRNDLAEILGVSTQTIANYENGHREPNFDTLLKIADFFGVTVDYLIGHSDFRTREEEFKGKNFYEKYKLDEVIEVSLDSESKAILGNILVNNVEPLIRNISGILYQHTFGDEKKDFFTLFKKLLDSLNLYFGSLLEYTKKPAYFLALKSDYDPSYALKLLFERYGFNNVVSNYKRNSFMFEKKMDDETITKIISELQETSLFLISLLKPQGEVLTSMRNIEAFYLNNFEENLVRILKLIGAVQGIVDISEISNIKNINKEGDTDGSQDS, from the coding sequence GTGAATTTATTCAGATTTAGACTTAAAGAGCTTAGAGAAGAAAAGAATATTTCAAGAAATGATTTGGCAGAAATTTTAGGCGTTTCGACGCAAACCATAGCAAATTATGAGAATGGACATAGAGAGCCTAATTTTGACACATTGCTTAAGATTGCTGATTTTTTTGGTGTAACTGTGGACTACTTAATTGGTCACAGTGATTTCAGAACAAGAGAAGAAGAGTTCAAGGGGAAGAATTTCTATGAGAAATATAAGCTTGATGAAGTAATTGAAGTTTCATTGGATTCAGAAAGCAAAGCAATTTTGGGCAACATTCTAGTAAATAATGTTGAACCACTTATAAGGAATATATCTGGTATTTTATATCAACATACTTTTGGGGATGAGAAAAAAGATTTTTTTACTTTATTTAAGAAATTATTGGATAGTTTAAACCTATACTTTGGTAGTTTGCTTGAATATACGAAAAAACCAGCATATTTTTTAGCTTTAAAAAGTGATTACGACCCGAGCTATGCACTAAAGTTACTTTTTGAACGCTATGGCTTTAATAATGTAGTGTCAAATTACAAAAGAAATTCTTTTATGTTTGAAAAAAAGATGGATGATGAAACAATAACCAAAATAATTTCTGAACTTCAAGAGACTTCATTATTCCTTATAAGTTTATTAAAACCACAAGGTGAAGTTTTAACTTCTATGAGAAATATAGAAGCATTCTATCTTAATAATTTTGAAGAAAATTTAGTAAGAATATTAAAACTCATAGGAGCAGTTCAAGGTATAGTAGATATTTCAGAAATCAGCAATATAAAAAATATA
- a CDS encoding helix-turn-helix domain-containing protein: MEIYNPQPQREKIEKLTISIKEAAQMLGISYNVMLTLVHRKDFPKILAGQRRILIPKEAFIKWVNEQACQNK, encoded by the coding sequence ATGGAAATTTATAATCCTCAACCTCAAAGAGAGAAAATAGAGAAACTGACAATTAGCATTAAAGAAGCTGCTCAAATGCTTGGTATAAGCTACAACGTAATGCTCACCTTGGTGCACAGAAAAGACTTCCCAAAAATTTTAGCTGGGCAGCGAAGAATCTTAATTCCCAAGGAAGCTTTCATAAAATGGGTCAATGAACAGGCTTGCCAGAATAAATAG
- a CDS encoding DUF927 domain-containing protein yields the protein MSKQYKNAELDKHIDYERFYSRYLTNMRRTGTDKISARCPFHDDQHNSFWFRIANGCWKCEAGCGQGNAVTFLERMEKINRKEAYKMLLKEAGLLDKSEEKKGKMRYTLEDYSQEKKLPLDFLKRLGLKTCKTGVEIPYYDEEGKFLRARIRHHPKSENRFTWGKGKGTYPYGLWKINEAYKKGYIVVVEGESDTHTLWLNDYPALGIPGATAFKAEWAKYFEGLKVYISREPAGEKTDAGQTFVNKICTSIKELGVNCKVFKFTIDEYKDPSGLYLKDTTSFKENFDKILQSAEEIDLTEYIEATKEENPFGIKYNTPQGYYITAEGIFKETTKKKGLETIEITKTPVIISKKLVDIETSRQKVELAYINNNRRNFIVIDKEQIANNRCIIDLSNYGILVNSINAKNMVQYFYDFESANMDKIPLKFMTNKLGWFGNKFFPYEEDILVLFNGNVFEGLTTAGTFQEWLQGIKQFRYNEAFRFMLAASFAAPLLKLLQQRIFLVHLWGDSRSGKTAALKAALSVWGNPEDLIVTFNATKVGLEKNASFYNDLPIGIDERQVANNQEFTENIVYMLSLGKGKLRGSKTGGLQPLTSWHTIILSTGEEPLSSTTSNEGVFTRTIEINLKPFNNEDEARECYKVINNNFGWAGREWIKAIKQNKGLLQQIKDTSQSLLEQILIFYPEILQSHAQALSFVGAVDIATSKIIFGEEKSEEITIVVISAIAEQLQSTEEVDIGQRAYDYIVDMVNSHISNFKDEAKERWGFLNDDFVDFIPAILGKLLEEQGFNPKKVYTSWAEKGLLKAVFERDKRKFQYPKRIGKQVCRVIRIKLPQAESSSIPLRGIKEL from the coding sequence GTGTCAAAGCAATACAAAAATGCAGAATTGGACAAACATATTGATTATGAGAGATTTTACAGTCGGTATCTCACAAATATGAGAAGGACAGGCACTGATAAAATAAGTGCAAGGTGTCCTTTTCATGATGACCAGCACAATTCGTTCTGGTTTAGGATAGCAAATGGTTGCTGGAAGTGTGAAGCAGGCTGTGGCCAAGGCAATGCAGTAACATTTTTAGAAAGAATGGAAAAAATAAATAGGAAAGAAGCTTATAAAATGTTGCTCAAAGAAGCAGGGTTATTGGATAAAAGCGAGGAGAAAAAGGGAAAAATGAGATACACATTGGAAGACTATAGCCAAGAAAAGAAATTGCCTTTAGATTTTTTAAAAAGATTAGGTCTTAAGACATGTAAAACAGGCGTTGAAATTCCATATTATGATGAGGAAGGAAAGTTTTTGAGAGCAAGAATAAGACATCACCCAAAAAGTGAAAATCGTTTTACTTGGGGAAAGGGAAAAGGCACTTATCCATATGGGCTTTGGAAAATAAACGAAGCATACAAGAAGGGCTACATAGTAGTTGTAGAAGGCGAATCAGACACGCATACATTATGGCTTAATGACTATCCAGCTCTTGGGATACCAGGGGCAACAGCCTTCAAAGCAGAATGGGCAAAATACTTTGAAGGGTTAAAAGTTTACATCAGCCGTGAACCAGCAGGCGAAAAAACTGATGCAGGTCAGACTTTTGTTAATAAGATTTGTACTTCAATAAAAGAACTTGGTGTAAATTGTAAAGTTTTTAAGTTTACAATTGACGAATACAAAGATCCAAGTGGGCTTTATCTTAAAGACACTACTTCTTTCAAAGAAAATTTTGACAAAATTTTGCAGTCAGCTGAAGAAATTGACCTCACAGAATATATAGAAGCAACAAAAGAAGAAAATCCTTTCGGCATAAAATATAATACTCCACAGGGGTATTATATCACAGCCGAAGGGATATTTAAAGAAACGACAAAGAAAAAAGGACTTGAAACTATTGAGATTACTAAGACACCAGTTATTATCAGCAAAAAGTTGGTAGACATTGAAACCTCAAGACAGAAAGTAGAGCTGGCTTATATAAATAACAATCGAAGAAACTTCATAGTAATTGACAAGGAGCAAATAGCTAATAATCGATGTATCATAGACCTTTCTAATTATGGCATCTTAGTAAATTCTATTAACGCAAAGAATATGGTGCAATATTTTTACGATTTTGAATCTGCAAACATGGATAAAATTCCACTAAAATTTATGACCAATAAATTAGGTTGGTTTGGTAACAAATTCTTTCCTTATGAAGAAGATATTCTTGTTCTATTCAATGGCAACGTTTTTGAAGGTTTGACCACAGCTGGGACATTTCAAGAATGGCTGCAAGGAATAAAGCAATTCAGGTATAACGAAGCTTTTCGCTTCATGTTAGCTGCTTCTTTTGCAGCACCGCTACTAAAACTTCTCCAGCAGAGAATTTTTCTTGTCCACCTTTGGGGCGACTCCAGAAGTGGCAAAACAGCAGCTTTGAAAGCTGCTTTGTCGGTCTGGGGTAACCCAGAGGACCTTATTGTGACATTCAATGCCACTAAGGTTGGTCTTGAAAAAAATGCAAGCTTTTATAATGACCTACCTATTGGTATTGACGAACGACAGGTCGCAAACAATCAAGAATTTACTGAAAATATTGTATATATGCTCTCGCTTGGAAAAGGGAAGCTTAGAGGTTCAAAGACTGGAGGCTTGCAGCCTCTTACAAGTTGGCACACAATAATTCTATCAACAGGTGAAGAACCTCTGAGCAGCACAACTTCAAATGAGGGTGTATTCACAAGAACGATAGAGATTAATTTAAAGCCTTTTAATAATGAAGATGAAGCGAGAGAGTGTTACAAAGTTATTAATAACAACTTTGGCTGGGCTGGCAGAGAGTGGATAAAAGCTATCAAACAAAACAAGGGACTGTTGCAACAAATCAAAGATACATCACAAAGTTTATTAGAGCAAATTTTAATCTTCTATCCTGAGATTTTACAAAGCCATGCTCAGGCACTATCCTTTGTCGGGGCCGTTGACATTGCTACCTCAAAGATAATTTTCGGTGAAGAGAAGTCAGAAGAAATTACAATTGTTGTTATATCAGCTATAGCTGAACAACTTCAAAGTACAGAAGAGGTAGACATAGGGCAACGTGCCTATGATTACATTGTGGACATGGTCAATTCTCATATCAGCAATTTTAAGGATGAAGCAAAGGAAAGATGGGGTTTTTTGAATGACGACTTTGTTGATTTCATCCCTGCAATATTGGGAAAGTTGTTGGAAGAGCAGGGTTTTAATCCCAAAAAGGTTTATACAAGCTGGGCAGAAAAAGGATTGCTCAAAGCTGTTTTTGAAAGAGACAAAAGGAAATTCCAATATCCTAAAAGAATAGGCAAACAAGTATGCAGAGTAATAAGAATAAAACTTCCTCAAGCCGAATCATCTTCTATACCCTTAAGGGGTATAAAAGAGTTGTAA
- a CDS encoding sigma-70 family RNA polymerase sigma factor, translated as MQKTALPQLTEAQRQLLITDNLKLVYHIANKFMPCPSGYCYEVDDLVSEGYFGLVIAAKNFNPEKGSFSTYACKVIENRIKRSLPKYKLTAAISLDSPVSKEPDEDTAVLAEVISDGYSVESEVIRKDISEKLQRYFDILTDEEKERVLYYISTGKTPPASDKVFKAARKKLLAKIRQEKIEADLDDLTVFISCPAVHVSSGSLYKSSSVEAAVIAREEKRKQLEVLSSIPQLDKLRVLKQQGEQDRMKLLAAKWEVEEFIEKNWDNLTINNLRLLKDYFVLCLSHLSMVQKYGSSYREQIKRVVKKITG; from the coding sequence ATGCAAAAAACAGCTTTGCCACAGCTTACAGAAGCTCAAAGACAGCTTTTAATTACTGACAATCTAAAACTTGTCTATCACATTGCCAATAAGTTTATGCCATGCCCAAGTGGTTACTGCTATGAAGTAGATGACCTTGTGAGCGAGGGATACTTTGGACTTGTCATAGCAGCAAAAAACTTCAACCCAGAGAAGGGAAGCTTCTCAACCTATGCTTGCAAGGTGATTGAAAACAGAATCAAAAGAAGTTTGCCAAAGTACAAATTGACAGCAGCTATTTCTTTGGACAGTCCAGTATCAAAAGAACCAGATGAGGACACAGCAGTTTTGGCAGAAGTAATATCAGATGGCTATTCTGTTGAAAGTGAAGTTATAAGAAAAGACATTTCAGAAAAGCTGCAAAGATACTTTGACATATTGACAGATGAAGAGAAAGAAAGAGTTTTGTATTATATAAGCACAGGGAAAACTCCACCTGCAAGTGATAAGGTGTTTAAAGCAGCAAGAAAGAAGTTGTTAGCAAAAATAAGACAGGAGAAGATAGAGGCAGACCTTGACGACTTGACAGTATTCATTTCATGCCCAGCTGTTCATGTGTCAAGTGGTAGTTTATATAAATCCTCATCAGTTGAGGCAGCAGTGATTGCCAGAGAGGAGAAAAGAAAACAGCTTGAGGTTCTGTCATCAATACCGCAATTGGACAAGCTAAGGGTTTTAAAGCAGCAAGGAGAACAGGACAGGATGAAGCTTCTTGCTGCCAAGTGGGAGGTTGAAGAGTTTATAGAGAAGAACTGGGACAATCTCACAATTAACAATCTAAGGCTTTTAAAAGACTACTTTGTTTTGTGTCTTTCACATCTTTCAATGGTCCAAAAGTATGGCAGCAGTTACAGAGAGCAAATAAAAAGAGTGGTTAAAAAGATAACAGGATAA
- a CDS encoding type II toxin-antitoxin system HicB family antitoxin yields the protein MKDKYIYPAIFEPAEKEGYIVTFPDLPGCITEGKNLEEALYMAKEALELHLFGLEEDGEEIPEPTPPEKLDIPKGAFVVPIIAYMPPVREEMANKSVNKTVTLPRWLSKAAEEAHINFSQVLQQALKEKLGIKERMKA from the coding sequence ATGAAAGATAAGTATATTTACCCGGCTATATTTGAGCCAGCAGAGAAAGAAGGTTATATTGTCACATTCCCAGATTTACCCGGATGTATAACAGAAGGAAAAAACCTTGAAGAGGCTTTATACATGGCAAAAGAAGCTCTTGAGCTGCATCTCTTTGGTTTAGAAGAAGATGGAGAGGAAATCCCTGAACCAACTCCACCAGAGAAGTTAGATATTCCAAAAGGTGCTTTTGTAGTGCCAATTATTGCGTATATGCCACCGGTTAGGGAAGAGATGGCTAACAAAAGCGTAAATAAAACTGTAACACTGCCAAGATGGCTGAGCAAAGCAGCTGAAGAGGCACATATTAACTTTTCACAGGTTTTGCAGCAGGCTCTCAAAGAGAAGTTAGGTATTAAAGAACGCATGAAAGCATAA
- a CDS encoding type II toxin-antitoxin system HicA family toxin produces the protein MKPKELIKILKEDGWYEVRQRGSHKQFRHPFKKGLVTVPYHNKDLDPKTLSSILKQAGLK, from the coding sequence TTGAAGCCTAAAGAATTGATAAAAATACTAAAAGAAGATGGCTGGTATGAAGTAAGGCAAAGAGGTTCTCATAAACAATTTAGACATCCTTTTAAAAAAGGATTAGTAACAGTTCCATATCACAACAAGGACCTTGACCCAAAGACGCTGAGCAGTATTCTCAAACAAGCAGGATTAAAATAA
- a CDS encoding type II toxin-antitoxin system RelE/ParE family toxin, which yields MEVRYKTKKLQKICENYKLAQKEFGQDIAKKLFQRLNELKAAKSLYDISCLPATGFHKLEGSRKGQYAVYLVHPFRLVFTSIISPSENQTQNDIDLSKIVIIQIEEVIDYHGKEKR from the coding sequence ATGGAAGTGAGGTACAAAACTAAAAAGCTGCAAAAGATATGTGAAAATTATAAGCTGGCGCAAAAAGAGTTTGGGCAGGATATAGCTAAAAAACTTTTTCAAAGATTAAATGAGCTTAAGGCTGCCAAATCTTTATATGACATATCTTGTTTGCCAGCTACTGGTTTTCACAAGTTAGAAGGTTCTCGGAAAGGACAATATGCTGTGTACTTAGTTCATCCATTTAGGCTGGTTTTTACATCAATTATTTCACCTTCCGAAAATCAAACACAAAATGACATAGATTTATCAAAAATCGTAATAATTCAAATTGAAGAGGTGATAGATTACCATGGCAAGGAAAAAAGATAA
- a CDS encoding HigA family addiction module antitoxin: protein MARKKDKIDEALIAIPPGETIKENLKYLGMTQAEFAQRMGLSEKTVSEIINGIAPITYETALKLENVIGASAEFWMNLEANYQLAKARIAEKLKLKDEEKILNQIPYNEMSKLGWVSKTKSKEEKIKNLRNFFGVSSLNYIPQTLEVCFRKTNNPRTSCYALAAWIRKAEIEAHKIETKPFDKEKIYQLIPAIRELSKHPWEEIYPNLKNLCSECGIALVTLPHLKGTYVNGATKWLKKDKVLLALSYRYKFADVYWFSFFHELGHILKHNRKEVFIEGDEETAKCELEQEADNFAANTLIPYREYKKFISENKSFTKDKIIAFADSLNVHPCIVVGRLMHDKKISPWDFPELRPKII, encoded by the coding sequence ATGGCAAGGAAAAAAGATAAAATAGATGAAGCGTTGATTGCTATTCCACCCGGTGAAACCATAAAGGAAAATCTTAAGTATTTAGGAATGACACAGGCTGAATTTGCCCAAAGGATGGGGCTTTCAGAGAAAACTGTGAGTGAAATAATAAATGGTATTGCTCCAATAACTTATGAAACAGCACTTAAATTAGAAAATGTCATAGGTGCTTCTGCTGAATTTTGGATGAACTTAGAAGCTAATTATCAACTTGCTAAAGCAAGAATAGCTGAAAAACTAAAATTGAAGGATGAAGAAAAAATACTAAACCAAATTCCGTATAACGAAATGTCAAAACTTGGTTGGGTGTCAAAAACCAAAAGCAAAGAAGAAAAAATAAAGAATCTTAGAAATTTTTTTGGAGTATCCTCTTTAAATTATATACCTCAAACATTAGAAGTCTGTTTTCGAAAAACTAACAATCCAAGAACTTCTTGCTATGCCTTAGCGGCGTGGATTAGGAAAGCTGAAATAGAAGCTCATAAAATAGAAACAAAGCCTTTTGATAAAGAAAAAATTTATCAGCTTATACCAGCTATAAGAGAGCTTTCAAAACATCCTTGGGAAGAAATTTACCCAAATTTAAAAAATCTCTGTTCAGAGTGTGGGATAGCATTGGTAACACTTCCCCATTTAAAAGGCACATATGTAAACGGTGCAACAAAGTGGCTTAAAAAAGACAAGGTTTTATTAGCTTTGAGTTATCGATATAAGTTTGCCGACGTATACTGGTTTTCGTTTTTTCACGAGTTAGGACATATATTAAAACATAATAGAAAAGAGGTTTTTATTGAAGGTGATGAAGAAACTGCAAAATGCGAATTGGAACAGGAAGCTGATAATTTTGCTGCTAACACATTAATACCTTATAGAGAGTATAAAAAGTTTATATCTGAAAATAAATCATTTACAAAAGACAAAATAATTGCCTTTGCTGACTCTCTTAATGTTCATCCTTGCATTGTAGTAGGAAGATTAATGCATGACAAAAAAATTAGTCCTTGGGATTTTCCTGAATTGCGACCGAAAATTATTTAG
- a CDS encoding Rpn family recombination-promoting nuclease/putative transposase, which produces MNNNFSQDENAIFRLIFSDPKEILFLLKNVAKFSWADRIQKDSIKVIPVDYDNGNVLKYKPDVIAKVTIENSTVYIFIFFISKIPECGMRNIILNNMLLFWEKKIKEGTDKIPPVIPLVLYNGKEIWTEPREIY; this is translated from the coding sequence ATGAACAACAATTTTTCTCAAGATGAAAATGCAATTTTCAGACTTATCTTTTCGGACCCCAAAGAGATACTTTTCTTGCTGAAAAACGTGGCAAAATTTAGCTGGGCAGATAGAATACAAAAGGATTCCATTAAAGTTATCCCAGTAGACTACGATAACGGAAATGTTCTTAAATATAAGCCTGATGTAATAGCTAAGGTAACAATAGAAAACAGCACAGTATATATTTTCATCTTTTTTATAAGTAAGATTCCAGAATGCGGTATGAGAAACATAATATTAAACAACATGCTGCTTTTCTGGGAGAAAAAGATAAAGGAAGGAACAGACAAAATTCCACCAGTAATACCCCTTGTATTGTACAACGGCAAAGAAATATGGACTGAACCGAGAGAGATATATTGA
- a CDS encoding DUF3854 domain-containing protein: MKKELIDIRMDDVLNLLRLNVVKRNGNELNLYCPKCDVHKMKGEGHLYINVHKNTFFCHRCGTGGNALQLYAWLNNMDTKEAYRELVQILTKGTNRTRKAVAEPTATYNVNANRTENLAPVEQRNKVYREFLKLLDIDKKHKEHLLERGLTEVFIKFKGYKSLNVKDERKRKEICGTLLEKGLTLEGVPGFFKHSNGEWDFVPYNGFCIPVIDLEGMIQGLQVRIVGDANNGKYRWFSSGNISTGTSAKNFVHVVGTFNEEKYKRVFVIEGALKADICSYLMDGELFIALPGVNSSHDEAVQIVKKLGLKNEVFIVFDNDIIEKKEVQKAYERLKRKFKNEGITATRLAFNLDYKGYDDYLIASKIRGECA, encoded by the coding sequence ATGAAAAAAGAACTTATTGACATCAGGATGGACGATGTGTTGAACTTGTTGAGACTTAACGTTGTAAAACGAAACGGTAATGAGTTGAACCTTTATTGCCCTAAGTGTGATGTACACAAGATGAAGGGAGAAGGACACCTGTATATCAACGTCCACAAAAACACGTTTTTCTGCCACCGATGTGGTACTGGTGGAAATGCACTTCAGCTCTACGCATGGTTGAACAACATGGATACAAAAGAAGCTTACAGAGAACTGGTACAGATACTTACAAAAGGCACAAACAGGACCCGAAAAGCTGTTGCAGAGCCTACTGCAACATATAACGTTAATGCTAATCGTACCGAAAATCTTGCACCAGTAGAGCAAAGGAATAAAGTCTACAGGGAGTTCCTAAAATTATTAGACATTGATAAAAAACACAAAGAACATCTACTTGAGCGCGGTTTAACAGAAGTATTTATAAAGTTTAAGGGTTACAAGAGTTTAAACGTGAAAGATGAGAGGAAGAGGAAAGAAATCTGTGGGACTTTACTTGAAAAGGGTTTAACACTTGAAGGAGTTCCCGGGTTCTTCAAGCACTCTAACGGTGAGTGGGACTTTGTTCCATACAACGGATTCTGTATACCTGTCATTGATTTAGAAGGCATGATACAGGGATTGCAGGTTAGAATTGTAGGAGATGCAAATAATGGCAAATACAGGTGGTTCTCATCAGGCAATATTTCTACTGGGACAAGCGCTAAAAACTTTGTCCATGTTGTAGGTACATTTAACGAAGAGAAATACAAAAGAGTATTTGTAATTGAAGGTGCTCTCAAAGCTGATATATGTTCCTATTTGATGGATGGAGAACTTTTCATTGCTCTGCCGGGTGTAAACAGTTCACACGACGAAGCTGTACAAATCGTAAAAAAACTTGGATTGAAAAATGAAGTTTTCATAGTCTTTGATAACGACATAATTGAAAAAAAAGAAGTTCAAAAAGCATATGAAAGACTAAAAAGAAAGTTTAAAAACGAAGGTATAACTGCAACAAGGCTGGCGTTTAATCTCGACTACAAGGGATATGATGATTATCTTATCGCTTCCAAAATAAGAGGAGAGTGTGCCTAA
- a CDS encoding JAB domain-containing protein yields the protein MKNQLSFFDERKSEPRCVAQKYKLLLVKEQSYSYNSQLKNVNSAVEFLKKHLLLHCEPEEVFIVICLDLQLNVTAVFEVARGTTNTALVSTHEIFKRVLLTNCNSIIIAHNHPGGSERPSMDDINTTKKIKEAAQLLDIKLNDHIIITENNYYSFAEAGIL from the coding sequence GTGAAAAACCAGCTTAGTTTTTTCGATGAAAGGAAGTCTGAACCAAGGTGTGTTGCACAAAAATATAAGTTGCTACTTGTAAAAGAACAATCATACTCGTACAACAGTCAACTAAAAAACGTTAACTCTGCAGTAGAATTTCTAAAAAAACATCTTTTGTTGCACTGCGAACCTGAAGAAGTTTTCATTGTTATATGTCTTGACCTGCAGTTGAACGTAACAGCGGTATTTGAAGTAGCAAGAGGCACAACTAATACTGCACTTGTGAGTACACATGAAATTTTCAAAAGAGTTCTACTGACAAATTGCAACAGCATAATCATTGCACATAACCATCCTGGCGGTTCTGAAAGACCATCAATGGATGATATCAACACAACAAAGAAAATAAAAGAAGCTGCGCAACTGCTGGACATAAAGCTAAACGACCACATTATCATAACAGAAAATAATTATTATTCCTTTGCAGAGGCAGGAATATTATAG
- a CDS encoding RecB family exonuclease yields MVEFDVMKGSYSKLQLFERCERAFYFKYVKNMEYTTPAMEFGKIIHEELAKFLTTGVEGENVKQFLTQKVRRYAGVNPEYVELQLKFNSPSGTEYTAVIDLFENNTAKVLDWKTGWQKEADVRQLYIYAYALKKNGEKPEKLSFFYLRFDKEDEFTLSSDKLNETIDWMDRIEDSMNEKLFLYSVSEDEEEFERNYSSCRGCPYAKLCLGEDIANREKAIEIAMYIDELEAKLNAAREALKTYLEQTGEELVTDSGVWRLTPVNSFSFDTRKVWEYIKSLGKDPIEFANFTLTSLKKLKISEDILEQLGERNVTYQLRKTKK; encoded by the coding sequence ATGGTTGAGTTTGATGTAATGAAAGGTAGTTATTCTAAACTTCAGCTTTTCGAAAGGTGTGAAAGAGCTTTTTATTTCAAGTATGTCAAAAACATGGAGTATACCACACCTGCAATGGAGTTTGGCAAAATTATTCATGAAGAGTTGGCAAAATTTTTAACTACTGGTGTGGAAGGCGAAAATGTTAAACAATTTCTTACCCAAAAAGTCAGACGTTATGCTGGTGTTAATCCTGAATATGTTGAGCTTCAACTCAAATTTAATTCACCATCTGGAACAGAATACACCGCTGTGATTGACCTTTTTGAAAATAATACAGCTAAAGTGTTAGACTGGAAAACAGGCTGGCAGAAAGAAGCAGACGTCAGACAGCTTTACATCTACGCATACGCTCTCAAGAAAAATGGAGAAAAACCTGAAAAATTGTCATTTTTCTATTTGAGGTTTGACAAAGAAGATGAGTTTACACTGAGCAGTGACAAGCTTAATGAGACAATTGACTGGATGGACAGAATTGAAGATTCTATGAATGAGAAGTTGTTTTTGTACTCTGTTTCTGAAGACGAAGAGGAATTTGAGAGGAACTACTCATCATGCAGAGGCTGTCCCTATGCAAAGTTATGTTTAGGCGAAGACATTGCAAACAGAGAGAAAGCAATTGAAATAGCTATGTATATTGATGAACTGGAAGCAAAACTAAACGCAGCTCGGGAAGCTTTGAAAACCTATTTAGAACAAACAGGAGAAGAACTTGTAACAGATTCAGGAGTATGGCGCTTGACTCCAGTAAATAGTTTTAGCTTTGATACTCGTAAAGTTTGGGAATATATTAAAAGTCTTGGAAAGGACCCAATTGAATTTGCAAACTTCACTTTAACCTCACTTAAAAAACTTAAGATTTCTGAAGATATCTTAGAACAACTTGGTGAGAGAAATGTAACTTATCAACTCAGAAAGACCAAAAAGTAA